The proteins below are encoded in one region of Aspergillus nidulans FGSC A4 chromosome III:
- a CDS encoding uncharacterized protein (transcript_id=CADANIAT00005873): protein MDPEAASPVSDQPPVFNYILSFLLVGVAWGFTTPFIRRAAADFQARQEKQQQLQQTELQPTGAQSRAHDDDNADDSATGSDEDQPLPSQPSDRSTTRQPAWMNQSTSSSSWIRTKVVSLFWTVVNLLRTPAYSVPLIINLTGSVWFFLLVGKHELSLTVPLANSSAFLFTVLGEWYVERKVIARETWLGMALVLGGIAICVQSKS from the exons ATGGACCCGGAAGCCGCCAGTCCAGTTTCAGACCAACCTCCAGTTTTCAACTACATTCTCTCGTTTCTACTTGTCGGCGTGGCCTGGGGTTTCACCACACCTTTCATCCGTCGCGCCGCTGCGGACTTTCAAGCGCGccaggagaagcagcaacagcttcagcagaCCGAACTCCAGCCTACAGGAGCACAATCTCGAGCCCACGATGACGACAATGCGGACGATAGTGCTACTGGGAGCGACGAGGATCAACCCTTACCTTCCCAACCTTCCGATCGCTCAACAACGCGGCAGCCGGCCTGGATGAACCAATCcacatcctcgtcctcatggATAAGAACGAAAGTCGTCTCTCTATTTTGGACAGTTGTCAATCTTTTGCGCACGCCGGCATACTCCGTGCCACTAATAATTAACCTGACAGGGAGTGTCTGGTTTTTTCTCCTGGTTGGAAAGCATG AACTCTCCTTGACTGTCCCCCTAGCGAACTCTAGTGCATTCCTCTTCACGGTCTTGGGAGAGTGGTACGTAGAAAGGAAGGTCATTGCGCGGGAGACATGGCTTGGGATGGCCCTGGTCCTAGGTGGAATTGCGATTTGCGTGCAGTCGAAGTCGTAG